In one window of Palaemon carinicauda isolate YSFRI2023 chromosome 2, ASM3689809v2, whole genome shotgun sequence DNA:
- the LOC137622379 gene encoding uncharacterized protein, whose amino-acid sequence MKIAYLIVVNLYLLAVKASEISESQTKTPQASGRTESLVHDVIDDVITNHVSREEGNTREKKSIVKRDAISRRFSSLEIFIIASREIEFIDRFKEEYAQDFISRSWNEADALFPRGCLNDAYLPPSRLLPFALLPYMEELPRSYGLMQHCLVSLENLILDQIRVREHKFIRQLNDIFRSVEQILDYLKSYMEINTCVVDDAKTRSLTSMVYEDADFVDRRKRAFVILRDVRASFEYLKETYNPIP is encoded by the exons ATGAAGATAGCGTATTTAATCGTCGTAAATCTGTACCTGCTGGCGGTTAAAGCCTCGGAGATAAGCGAATCCCAAACTAAGACTCCCCAGGCGTCAGGAAGAACGGAATCTCTCGTGCATGACGTAATCGATGACGTCATCACCAATCATGTAAGCCGTGAGGAAGGAAACACTCGAGAGAAGAAATCCATCGTCAAGAGAGATGCCATTTCCCGCAGGTTTAGCTCTTTAGAGATTTTTATCATTGCTTCAAGAGAAATAGAATTCATTGACAGATTCAAAGAGGAATAT GCGCAAGATTTCATCAGCAGGAGCTGGAATGAAGCTGACGCCTTATTCCCAAGAGGATGCCTAAACGACGCATATCTGCCTCCATCCAGGCTACTGCCATTTGCCTTACTTCCTTACATGGAAGAACTACCCAGATCGTATGGTCTAATGCAGCACTGTTTGGTGTCACTAGAAAATCTTATTTTGGATCAGATCCGCGTAAGGGAACACAAGTTTATCCGCCAACTAAACGATATTTTCAGGAGCGTGGAGCAGATTCTGGATTACCTGAAAAGTTACATGGAAATCAACACCTGTGTGGTAGACGATGCTAAGACGAGAAGCCTGACTTCGATGGTTTATGAGGATGCCGATTTTGTTGATCGGAGGAAAAGAGCCTTTGTTATTCTAAGAGATGTTAGGGCATCCTTTGAGTATCTTAAGGAAACTTACAATCCAATCCCCTGA